The DNA window GACGGTTAAAGACAAGAGACATGAAAATGAGGGGCTTTCAAACCTCATGTGGGAGTCAAATTACGGTTTTAGATGTTTttgattattaaaaacaatgccGTGGATAGAGATTAAGTTAATTTAAGCAATTCTGCTACATTCAGGGATTAGTTAAAAGTGATTCGCTGACTGTTAGGACATGTCTTTACGTCACTCTCTCTTAAAAAGAATGCGCCTCTTGACCACACAGTAGTACGGTCACGCAGATGAGAGCTTTCCCTACCATATTCAGTGTTTcccagtaattaattaatttgtggcggcacgccacaaataaatttggaccgccacaaataaatttggcTCTACCAGTTCACCCTCGTTCAAAAACAAATTATAATGGAACTGTAGCTTGTCATTACAACATTGTACAGTAGATAGCATTCTAACTCTGTTTCTTAACACACCTCAAACACACCTCGTCTGCCAGAATGTAAGACGACATAACAGGAGGGATCAATGGGAGGGATCAATGTTGGCAACTTATTTAGCGAGGATTCAGAtactttttgattttttttcatttctaaagcAACAAGGTCATTTAAGTGTGCATCCGGCCCATGGTTGCTGATCTAATTGATGTTACTTACTCAGACTCCACTATTatttctgtctcttctgtaaagGTCCCACCAATTCTGCTGGACAAACAGTTTTCAGACTTCACTCCAGACATCACTCCCATTATCCTCGCTGCCCACACCAACAACTATGAGATTATCAAACTACTCGTGCAGCGAGGTGTTTCCATACCACAACCACATGCTGTACTGTGCAACTGCCTGGAGTGTGTGTCCAGTTTGGACGTGGATGGCTTGCGCCACTCTCACTCCCGCCTCAATATTTACAAGGCCCTGGCCAGCCCGTCTCTCATCGCACTCTCCAGCGAGGACCCTTTCCTCACGGCCTTTCAGCTCAGCTGGGAGCTGAAGGAGCTCAGCAGGGTGGAGAACGAGTTCAAATCAGAGTATGAGGAGCTGTCACATACGTGTAAACAATTTGCCAAGGATCTCCTGGACCAGACCAGGAGCTCCAAAGAGCTGGAAATCATCCTCAACTACCGTGACGACATCAACCCCCTGCTAGATGAGAATGTCAACGATTTGGCCCGGGTGAAGTTAGCTATCAAATACTGCCAGAAAGAGGTAAGGAACAACaaggaaaatttttttttatgtgtaaatGTATCTCCACACTATGAAGGTGTGATCGAAATCATGTCAAAATCAGGTGGCTATATTTAGCAGTAGTCTCCATTAGCCATTAGTCATCCATCATTTCTGGTGTGTATTTATGTGGTGATATGTATTGTAAAACATTCGTTAGTGCTCCTGAAAGagacaaaaacataaatgtgACACACTGAATAACAACAATGTTGCCTAGATGAGAGGAACACCATCAGGATGAGCCACAAATGGGCCTAAATGGGTTGAGATGTCCTGGGGGACATGTAATTGCAAGGCAGGTTCTGATTGTGATGCATACACTTGCCAACTCACTCCCCATGACAATTGGATAATTGGGGATAATGACAAAGATGTGATGaaactcataatattttaatcatTAGGAGAACTTTAGGGGTCACGGTTAGGATCTGATACTACTATGTGATACTATTTATAATCAGTTTTGCACCAATTTGCATTGCCcccataaaaaacattttttgttcataGAATTAGATTAGACAATTATGTGGATGAAAGTGTTCATGCTTGGCcattatacatacattatacacaCAGTGGTGCAATTCAAACCAGATGGTGTACATACAGATGGaatgggtttgattcccagccAGGGCCGAATAGCCAGCAGTTGGAGATCACCAATTATGGTCCCATTCCTTGCTAAATCGGTAGGTTGCATCAGGAGAGGTATCTGTCACCCCTCCCCTTTTTTAATAAAGTTCCATATTTTGTTATGActtccatgaaaaaaaattcggTCCATTCCACACCACTCAAGCAACGCATCCTGTCACcgcaaaataaaattaattcatattcgattttctataccgcttatcctcactagggttgtgggtatgctggaacctatcccagttgtcttcggcaagaggcagggtacaccctggactggtcggcagccaatcacagggcacatatagacaaacaaccattcacactcacattcatacctatggacaatttggagtcgccaattaacctagcatgtttttggaatgtgggaggaaaccggagtacctggagaaaacccacaaacagagtgaacatacaaactccacacagaacacacactgcacgctaaccacttgccacCGTGCGGCCCCGCAAAATAAAATCAAGACCTGAAAATAAATTAAGCAATCCAGCGTGTGTTCCACCAGATTTTTTCCGCGATTGTTTGGCCTATTTATTCCcctatttttaaatgcaaaatgTATGTACTAAGGGTGTAAAAAGCCCAATCCAGCAAACAATGCAATCCTTGATGGGAAAAGGCTAAAGACATCAACTGAGCAAAAATACAAGTGAAATAAAGGCTACTACCAGTAAAACAGTACATTAAAAGTTTGTTGTACTGATGATGTATAGCCTAGTGCAGTGCTAACAATGGTATGACCACATACTTTTTACAGGTGGTACTTTTTGAAGAGATGCATCTGCTGGGTGGTTATAGAACATTACAAGCACTTAGAGGTTGTCCGCATTATTAGAGCAGATGGTCCCATCTTTCAATGAAGacgttttcacttcctgctactAACAGCATGTGTCAAAAATCTGCAAACAGCAGATTTCAATCTCAATCCAAACAAATCCTGTGCTTGGTGCCACATGGAGTGTGACACAACATGCAATATGGCCACTCCCAACGGCCGATAGGAAACTTTAAGGAGATTCTGCATGGAAAGATGACCTCATCATCCACCCCATTATGTGGATCCATTTGGCTCTAATGAGGTTACATTGAATTGATCGCTCATCACCACCAAAATATGTCTTGTAGATGCTTCGGAAATCACAGTTTAAGAATAAAAGGGATTGTGAATCATTTCTGAAATGTTCAGTGTTTTATGGTAAAGGGTGTACTGACATGCTTAACAACTCAACACGCCCAAAAGCAGTAGATTGAAGCCTATTTCTTCTTTCTACTTCTCTGTGTCTAAGTAATTACTGCTTTGTCTGCTGTTTTGCACTGgtaaatttttatttacatttttatgttctacCTTTTTTCCCTCACGATGCTTATTGTTGTACCAACCCACCAGAACAAATTCATTGTGCTGTGTGAACTATACATGGCAATATACCTGATTCTGGTTCTGTCTACTGAATGTTCTTTGATTAAAAAGGCATGCACTATTACTCTCCCAGTTATCTTTTATTTCTTTCTCTCATTCTTAGTTTGTCGCCCAGCCCAACTGTCAACAGCTGCTGGCCTCCCGGTGGTATGATGAGTTCCCGGGCTGGAGGAGGCGTCACTGGGCAATGAAGTTCATCACATGCATCCTCATAGGGCTCCTCTACCCAGTCCTCTCCATCTTCTACTTGGTCTCACCGAAAAGCCGCTACGGTCTATTCATCCGCAAGCCGTTCATCAAGTTCATTTGTCACACGGCTTCCTATTTGACGTTCCTCTTCCTGCTCTTCTTGGCATCACAACACATCGCTGCCCCGCAACGCGACTTTCAGGGCCCGGCTCCTACCTTGGTGGAATGGATGATTCTACCCTGGGtacttggtaaaaaaaaaggctaaactGTTGACATATTTGTCTTTCATGGCAGCAgtagaaacatgtttttgctcttCAAGGATTCATATGGACAGAGATCAAGCAGATGTGGGATAGTGGCTTCCAAGACTACATTGATGACTGGTGGAACATAATGGACTTCATCATGAACTCATTGTATCTTGCAACAATTTCTCTGAAGATTGTCGCCTATGCAAAGGTAGGAATCCTGGATCACAGGGTGCACCGTGATCACATCAGCACAAAAGTCCAACAGGAAGTGTCATTGATGATATCCTGGATCTATCTTCCAGTACAGTGGACACAAACCCCGAGGCAGCTGGGAAATGTGGCACCCGACCTTAATAGCCGAGTCTCTATTCGCCATTGCCAACATCTTTAGCTCCCTGCGCCTCATTTGCCTTTTCACCGCCAACTCCCACCTGGGCCCCCTGCAGATCTCGCTGGGCCGCATGCTTCTGGACATCCTCAAGTTTCTCTTCATCTACTGCCTGGTGCTGCTGGCCTTTGCCAATGGTCTCAATCAGCTCTACTTTTACTACGAAACCGATGAGGGCAGCAACTGCAAGGGTATCCGCTGTATTCAGCAAAACAACGCTTTCTCAACGTACGGTACAAGTGtattatgtataataaatatccTTGTTCATCAGCAGGGAACAtttcttgtatttatttgttttgcagGTTATTTGAAACACTGCAGTCATTATTTTGGTCCGTATTTGGCCTGATTTCCCTCTACGTGACACGAGTGAAGCCGGACCATGAATTCACAGAGTTTGTCGGAACCACCATGTTCGGCACGTACAACATCATCTCTTTAGTGGTGCTGCTTAACATGCTAATTGCGATGATGAACAACTCGTACCAGCACATTGCAGTGAGTAGCCTTGTTAAACGACACCCATTCATctctgtgttcttttttttaaagcctctGATAAATTGCTATTGCTGTTTTCTTTCAAGGATCATGCAGATATAGAGTGGAAGTTTGCCAGAACTAAATTATGGATGAGCTACTTTGAAGAGGGAGGGACTTTGCCATCTCCGTTCAATATAATTCCAAGTCCCAAGTCATTTTATTATCTGACAGGATGGATAAAAGCACGATTGTTTAAGAGGCCTAGCCTAAAAAGGCTTGAAACCTTCGAAAGTTTGGGGGTAAGTTATTTCATCTTATTTCCTTGTAGTTCTTCCAACTGATGGTAGATTAGCAGTGGGGtagggtttgttttgtttggtgaAATGGAACTGGTGTGTTTGCTCTGGTAGTAGTGCGCTTTGTTTGCTTAAGAGTGAATGTGATCGCCACTAAGGGAACCACCAAGtaccttttttcattttgttttttttggaggcCAAATCCTAGAAAAATAATGGTGACTTGGTTACCTGTCAATCTGCTACTACACAAAATGTATATTATCAATGGGCCATTTGTTTCTTTAATTGTAGAGACGTGCAGCAGACAACGTCAGACTAAACCACCAGTATCAGGTAAGATGACTCCGTTACTCCGAATAATGTATTTTGCATAAATATCACCATTAGTATTGTGTACTTTTCCAGGAGGTTTTGCGAAACCTCGTAAAGAGATATGTGGCTGCAATGATCAGAGATGCCAAGACAGAGGAAGGGTTGACTGAAGAGAACTTCAAGGTAGTGCAAATTCAACAAGATTGTTCTTTGTACTTTGTAATCCCGTTTGTTAAGATGTTGACCTCAAATATCAACAGGAGCTCAAGCAGGACATCTCCAGCTTTCGCTACGAGGTGCTAGGAATGATGAAGGCCAAACCCCACGGTCGCGGGTCTGGGAAAATCGCAAGCTCCCCCTTTGCTTACCAGGGAAATGCCTTCAAGTATTCCCCAAAGTGTTTCACGGATGAGTTGCAACAGAGGCTGGAGGTGTTTGACATGACCACCAGCAGGCCCAGTGGAGCTGCAAATACCTGCCATATTCCAATCACCAATTCTGTTGTCTCGGCTGCTTCTGTCAAAAGTGACAAAGAACAATTGGATGACGCTGGGATCTATAAGAGACACACCAGACAGCACTCTCAGAACTGTGATGAAAGTCATTTAGAGAAGGGCTTGAAGAATTCAGAAGCCGGACGACGAAACCAAGAGCTTCAAAGTCCGATGGTGATCGTGGAAGTCATGGATAAAGTAGACAAGCAAGCTCAAGAGCAGAATCATTCATCCAAGCTGTgcacaaaggaaaaaaaggacCTAAAAAGATACACACATTAATCCTATACAATTAATAGATGTTATTTAATCTCTTTTGTGGTCGTTTATTAGATAGTAGAACTTACATATTCATTCCAACCTCCATCTATCCTGTCAAGTAGTTAATTAGGTCATAGCATATTTCATGCATCCCCTCATGACTGACTTCAGTCATTATGGACATCACATTTTCAAGTTTGCATGAGGTTTCAGTAAGAACTATGTTATGATCAAACTGGAGCATTTTTGGGCCACATATTTAGAGTAACCTCAAAACATTAATTTTGTATGCATATAACATTACTCTCAGCACAACACCCCACTAAATTATTGTGACACCTCTTTGTCGTTTGTATCAGTAAACAAATAAACTTTATCGATACTCACCGCCAATGAATGCTAATACGCTGTAATATGATCCAGCAAATCCATTAACTTATGGATTTGTTGTGTCtcactgccacattgtgtctttcaTAACAATCAAGAATAGCCATTTAATTTaccatttatatgcatttaaaattgttttatgcgtgtaaaactataaaaacaggtattgtgttaacatttttgagagtcccCAGTGATGGAATCATACACGGGCTACATAGCTGACTTCCAGTTACAGTTGTCATTTTGTAACTTAGCAACTAGCTTCTTTGTAAGAAGGTGAGGACatgttgtgattaaaaaaaataggaggTGCGTGATGCTGTAATCTCGCGATAGGGTACGTGACGCGCGCAAGTCAGACAAGCGGAATACCAGCACTCCCAAACAATCTTAACTATTTAAACATCCGCAAAGTATCTTTAGATATAAACCAACATATTTAACTGCTGGAAAAGTTACAGTTCgcaaaaaacaaacctggaagatctggaggagTACATCGACGGGTGCTTCGCTAGTATCGTCATGGGCAAGTCACCCAAGGCGCCGAACTCCAAGCGTAGCCGTCCTGAGGACTCCCCTGGGGAGATGTCGCCACCAGGCACAGACATCAAGGACATCCTCGATTCCATCGACAACAGGCTGATTTGCTTGGACGACCGCCTGGCTCTTGTCGAGGTACTCCATAAAGAATTTCAGGCCATCCGCGAGTCTctggacttcagccaaaaacaaataatctccTTGGTGACGGAGAACACAACCCTCCGCGAATCGGTGAAGTCCCTCACCGACAGTTTCACAACTCCGCCAGGAAAACAAGTCCATGAAGGAAACGATCTTGGAACTTCAGGCTCGAAGCATGAGGGACAACCTCGTCTTTGCAGGAATTCCGGAGAAATCAGAGGAACACCCGGAAGAATCCTTAAGAACCTTCATGGCGCAACGGCTCAAGCTCCCGGCTGACGTCATCGGGGACATCACCTTCCATCGCGTCCACCGCCTGGGAGCCAAGAAGCCAGAAAATAGAAGGCCGAGACCCATCGTGGCAAAATTTGAACACTTCAAACAGAAGGAGCAGGTGAAAGGCCGAGGCCGAGAGCTGAAGGGGACGGACTTCAGCGTGAACGACCAGTTTCCAAGGGAGATCCTCGACGGACGCCGTCGCCTGTTCCCTATCCGAAAAAAGGGGGGTGCCGAGCTGTCATCACAGTGGACAAACTCTTTGTTAATGGACAGCTATAACGCGGTCGTGAAATTACACCGTGGCTGTATTAATCATTCTAACATGGTAACTGAATATGattggtaaggtaaggtaacatCCTACTTTTTCATAGCAACATGATAAAGGTTCGTATATCCTAACGAGCTCATCCCCAGTTAACGCCTGCACTCTGCCTTCAAATTACTCCCCATTTTTCTCCCTTGCATGTCACCTtattcctttcctccctgtctcacacactttctcactgtctttcccctctttcactcacttatattcctgtttgtcacttgtcTGTTTTCTGCAGCAGCATGTCTATACAGTTCACACACACCCACTTAATCACAAAccggcaaatacaaacattgtacataaagacacacatgcatgcacacaggtggctcgtactgtacatctgacacataatactacaacactgccacttacacacacacgcatatctcacacatgcatacaccaatattacaccttcactagtcagatcaggaggactacattataatatgcccATATGCAATTTAagcatatatttaaatgtatatgcTTACAGGTACATATACTTCACACTTGCACATCTATACACACACATCACCATAAGCTAGTCTAGGATGTCCTCATTGCAATTTGTCACTTGGAATGTCAGGGGAGTCAGGtctcgagaaaaaagacaaaaaatgtttaaccatctaaagaatatccaagcagacattgtcctattgcaagagactcacatctccaaagcagctgcccatacatttcactcaccacaGTTTCCACATATATACTTAGCAAAttacaactccaaacagaggggTGTAGCCATTTCATCCCGGTGGATGGTGAGGTCCatcggtggccttgcgctggtcttgactcctcggctctggtgcttggcctccccatgatttggagctatggctcttcctcacgggggtgagctgcccggcgggtgtcggccggcgcggtggagcacgccccctccgcttgcccCTGTgggggcctcctcccctcgcccgctcctttgtctgccacactgccgtagccccgacaccgtggtcgaggggggtgtgggggtgctatcccttggcggtccgtatcTCCCTGGGCTCAGGGCCTAACcagacccctgggtcccccgcctcATGACGCCCCGGACGCCCTACCCGGGGACGGGacgtgtgtgcttgcgtgtgtgcatattgagtggatggggtgtgcacgTGTGTCTGAGctgattttatgtatttattgttttaaatacataaataaataattattagtttctttataattatatatatgtgtgtgtgtgtgcatgtgtgtgtttatggctatatagatatacggggggtgGGCTCTGCGCGGGTCTGGTGCAGGGCGTTCCAACTCTGCCGCCTGGTCCTCCATGGGGAAGTgggcccgggcctcttctgtcctggccggggcggtcctatgtcggtggtcaggcctggggttacctggggcgggccgggttccgcttcctgggggtgtgtggggggcggggggcggggggcggcgcctccggccgtggacgggctcccttccggcttGGCGGGGGCGCCCTTGTGCCCgcaggtgtgtggccctcgatgcccttctgccctagtggggtatggtctcccgctggtctcgggggtccggctctcctccggcctgctggcgccctgttactggttgggattgctcctccatggcctcttgctggtctcttcggggaggtGCTTCGGGGGCGgctcttggggagtcggccctggctttgcccgcacctacggggccggaggatctctggcggtgggggcttgacctggctgcgcggggcggggtttgctgggtggtagaaggcagtctctctccttttgtcattctcagtgacaattacacattcacacgcacgcattcacatacacgagCACACTtatgcacacatatatgaatatatacacagaagtacacacctccatatggacactcacagcacatgggtgcttttctacacaatctaccatcttatccctgatgtctatatgctattggtatgctattattacagttataatgatgtcaagctgtgagattttaattactgtaactgtatggctgtaattgtgtttactatcactgtttatgtcttcattgttactattgccactggtaagttggactgtttcatttcactgatatcatctccattgtgaccttgagccatcattgacatttaactggtgcagttctgtttgtcactgttgttatgggaattcttgttgctgctgtttttgtctctctctctactgcccccccccacccacctcccaccccagtttctcttattcttttctgtgtttcttcttgtccggtcgctccaaatgcgcataacaaaaacatcaagtaacggcaaataaaatttcatggtacagggaagttg is part of the Doryrhamphus excisus isolate RoL2022-K1 chromosome 8, RoL_Dexc_1.0, whole genome shotgun sequence genome and encodes:
- the LOC131134922 gene encoding short transient receptor potential channel 4-like, with the protein product MASAFFTVPSPMLTDEPRANEDSPPQTLHRDGPVVYVCSDAAMSQLYYKKTDNCSYSDRIPLHIVRAEAELSALERAYLGAVEKGDYATVKEALDEAEIYFRINIDCVDSLGRTALLIAIENENLEIVELLLSYNVHVGDALLHAIRKEVVGAVELLLNHKKPSGEKQVPPILLDKQFSDFTPDITPIILAAHTNNYEIIKLLVQRGVSIPQPHAVLCNCLECVSSLDVDGLRHSHSRLNIYKALASPSLIALSSEDPFLTAFQLSWELKELSRVENEFKSEYEELSHTCKQFAKDLLDQTRSSKELEIILNYRDDINPLLDENVNDLARVKLAIKYCQKEFVAQPNCQQLLASRWYDEFPGWRRRHWAMKFITCILIGLLYPVLSIFYLVSPKSRYGLFIRKPFIKFICHTASYLTFLFLLFLASQHIAAPQRDFQGPAPTLVEWMILPWVLGFIWTEIKQMWDSGFQDYIDDWWNIMDFIMNSLYLATISLKIVAYAKYSGHKPRGSWEMWHPTLIAESLFAIANIFSSLRLICLFTANSHLGPLQISLGRMLLDILKFLFIYCLVLLAFANGLNQLYFYYETDEGSNCKGIRCIQQNNAFSTLFETLQSLFWSVFGLISLYVTRVKPDHEFTEFVGTTMFGTYNIISLVVLLNMLIAMMNNSYQHIADHADIEWKFARTKLWMSYFEEGGTLPSPFNIIPSPKSFYYLTGWIKARLFKRPSLKRLETFESLGRRAADNVRLNHQYQEVLRNLVKRYVAAMIRDAKTEEGLTEENFKELKQDISSFRYEVLGMMKAKPHGRGSGKIASSPFAYQGNAFKYSPKCFTDELQQRLEVFDMTTSRPSGAANTCHIPITNSVVSAASVKSDKEQLDDAGIYKRHTRQHSQNCDESHLEKGLKNSEAGRRNQELQSPMVIVEVMDKVDKQAQEQNHSSKLCTKEKKDLKRYTH